In a single window of the Actinomycetota bacterium genome:
- a CDS encoding NADP-dependent isocitrate dehydrogenase, with product MAKIKVDNPVVELDGDEMTRIIWQFIKDRLILPYLDVELEYYDLGIEHRDATDDQVTVDAAHAIQRHGVGVKCATITPDEARVEEFGLKHMWKSPNGTIRNILGGVVFREPIICSNIPRLVPGWTKPIVIGRHAHGDQYKATDFKVPGAGTVTITYTPADGSEPMRFDVATYGDDGGVAMGMYNFNDSIRDFARASFRYGLARHYPVYLSTKNTILKAYDGQFKDLFQEVFDAEFKPQFDAAGLTYEHRLIDDMVAAAMKWEGGYVWACKNYDGDVQSDTVAQGFGSLGLMTSVLMTPDGRTVEAEAAHGTVTRHFREHQKGNPTSTNPIASIFAWTRGLAHRGKLDDNAALIDFAEKLETVCVEAVEGGEMTKDLSLLVGPEQGWLTTEEFLAALDRRLQEKMAG from the coding sequence ATGGCGAAGATCAAGGTCGACAACCCGGTCGTCGAGCTCGACGGCGACGAGATGACGAGGATCATCTGGCAGTTCATCAAGGACCGCCTGATCCTGCCGTACCTCGACGTGGAGCTCGAGTACTACGACCTCGGCATCGAGCACCGCGACGCCACCGACGACCAGGTGACCGTCGACGCCGCGCATGCCATCCAGCGCCACGGAGTCGGCGTGAAGTGCGCCACGATCACCCCCGACGAGGCGCGGGTCGAGGAGTTCGGCCTGAAGCACATGTGGAAGTCGCCGAACGGGACGATCCGCAACATCTTGGGCGGGGTCGTGTTCCGCGAGCCGATCATCTGCTCGAACATCCCCCGTCTGGTGCCGGGTTGGACCAAGCCGATCGTCATCGGGCGTCACGCGCACGGCGACCAGTACAAGGCCACCGACTTCAAGGTGCCCGGCGCGGGGACCGTCACGATCACCTACACGCCCGCCGACGGCAGCGAGCCGATGCGCTTCGACGTCGCCACCTACGGCGACGACGGCGGGGTGGCGATGGGTATGTACAACTTCAACGACTCGATCCGCGACTTCGCGCGGGCCTCGTTCCGCTACGGGCTGGCCCGCCACTATCCGGTCTACCTGTCCACCAAGAACACGATCCTGAAGGCGTACGACGGCCAGTTCAAGGACCTGTTCCAAGAGGTGTTCGACGCCGAGTTCAAGCCGCAGTTCGACGCCGCCGGGCTCACCTACGAACATCGCCTGATCGACGACATGGTCGCGGCCGCGATGAAGTGGGAGGGCGGCTACGTGTGGGCGTGCAAGAACTACGACGGCGACGTGCAGAGCGACACCGTCGCCCAGGGCTTCGGCTCGCTCGGGCTGATGACGTCGGTGCTGATGACCCCCGACGGCCGCACGGTCGAGGCCGAGGCCGCGCACGGCACCGTCACCCGCCACTTCCGTGAGCACCAGAAGGGCAACCCCACCTCCACCAACCCGATCGCGTCGATCTTCGCCTGGACGCGCGGCCTCGCCCACCGCGGCAAGCTCGACGACAACGCCGCGCTGATCGACTTCGCCGAGAAGCTGGAGACGGTGTGCGTCGAGGCCGTCGAGGGCGGCGAGATGACGAAGGACCTCTCCCTGCTCGTCGGGCCCGAGCAGGGGTGGCTGACCACCGAGGAGTTCCTCGCCGCGCTCGACAGGCGCCTGCAGGAGAAGATGGCCGGCTGA
- a CDS encoding DUF3168 domain-containing protein: MSTWPDVEGGLRTYLRANSGVSALVGNRVFFGVPRKATETSFPLVTVQRVGGGADLSDAPVDVALLQVDCWGSLNANGDPLKVTATHLVNTVRAALEAVNGRTTLTSGVDAFGITVESVVWAPDPDNDRPRYSVTAEVTAIAS; encoded by the coding sequence GTGAGCACCTGGCCGGACGTCGAAGGCGGTCTGCGCACCTACCTGCGTGCCAACTCGGGTGTGTCCGCCCTGGTCGGCAACCGAGTGTTCTTCGGCGTGCCTCGCAAGGCGACCGAGACGTCGTTCCCACTGGTGACCGTGCAGCGGGTCGGCGGCGGGGCAGACCTGTCGGACGCCCCGGTGGACGTTGCGCTCCTGCAGGTCGACTGCTGGGGGTCGCTGAACGCCAACGGCGACCCGTTGAAGGTGACCGCCACACACCTGGTCAACACCGTGCGTGCAGCATTAGAGGCAGTGAACGGACGCACCACTCTCACCAGCGGGGTCGACGCCTTCGGCATCACCGTCGAGAGCGTCGTCTGGGCGCCAGATCCCGACAACGACCGACCTCGTTACTCCGTCACCGCAGAGGTGACGGCAATCGCTTCGTAG
- a CDS encoding MBL fold metallo-hydrolase has protein sequence MGDLCDLSARIIDSGVADQPVNRVTNELSELAADLALVESFSHCAVWDTGEGLVCFDTSAVQTGQAVVEAVRTWRSTPFERLVYTHGHVDHVGGSGFFAADAAARHHPRPRVVGHENVATRLDRYDATNGWNLAINARQFGATGGGLGLGLGRRFVADEVMRPDETFREHHELAAGDDVLELHHARGETDDHLWGWVPGRRWLFAGDFVIWNFPNAGNPQKVQRYPLEWAAALRDMAEHGPELLVPAHGLPIAGRERIATVLTDIAAVLETLVEEVLAMMNAGAALDTIVHEVRVPAEELAKPYLRPLYDEPEFVVRNIWRQYGGWWDGAPSRLKPSPDAHLAGVLAELAGGAEAMVQRAERALAEGDLRLACHLADLAAWAAPDDPLVHGARAEVYAARRAAETSLMAKGIFLGAERESRAVVPGGR, from the coding sequence ATGGGCGACCTCTGCGATCTCTCGGCCCGCATCATCGACTCCGGCGTGGCCGACCAGCCGGTGAACAGGGTGACCAACGAGCTGTCCGAGCTGGCCGCGGATCTCGCGTTGGTGGAGAGCTTCAGCCACTGCGCGGTGTGGGACACGGGCGAGGGCCTGGTGTGCTTCGACACGTCGGCCGTGCAAACCGGCCAGGCGGTGGTCGAGGCCGTCCGCACCTGGCGCAGCACCCCGTTCGAGCGGCTCGTGTACACCCACGGCCACGTCGACCACGTCGGCGGCAGCGGGTTCTTCGCCGCCGACGCGGCGGCGAGACATCACCCCCGCCCGCGCGTCGTCGGCCACGAGAACGTGGCCACGCGCCTCGACCGATACGACGCGACGAACGGCTGGAACCTCGCGATCAACGCCCGCCAGTTCGGCGCCACCGGCGGCGGGCTCGGTCTCGGCCTCGGCCGGCGCTTCGTCGCCGACGAAGTGATGCGGCCCGACGAAACGTTCCGCGAGCACCACGAGCTGGCCGCCGGCGACGACGTGCTCGAGCTGCACCACGCGAGGGGCGAGACCGACGACCACCTGTGGGGCTGGGTGCCAGGCCGGCGCTGGCTGTTCGCCGGTGACTTCGTCATCTGGAACTTCCCCAACGCCGGCAACCCGCAGAAGGTGCAGCGCTACCCGCTCGAGTGGGCCGCAGCGCTGCGCGACATGGCCGAACACGGACCAGAGCTGCTCGTGCCCGCCCACGGTCTGCCGATCGCCGGCCGGGAGCGCATCGCGACCGTGCTCACCGATATCGCCGCAGTGCTCGAGACGCTCGTCGAGGAGGTGCTCGCCATGATGAACGCCGGCGCCGCCCTGGACACGATCGTGCACGAGGTGCGTGTCCCCGCCGAGGAGCTCGCCAAGCCGTACCTGCGCCCTCTCTACGACGAACCCGAGTTCGTCGTCCGCAACATCTGGCGCCAGTACGGCGGATGGTGGGACGGCGCGCCGTCGCGGCTGAAGCCCTCCCCCGACGCGCACCTCGCCGGCGTGCTCGCCGAGCTCGCCGGCGGCGCGGAGGCGATGGTGCAGCGTGCCGAGCGAGCGCTCGCCGAGGGTGACCTGCGCCTCGCTTGCCACCTGGCTGATCTCGCCGCATGGGCCGCGCCCGACGACCCGCTGGTGCACGGCGCGCGTGCCGAGGTGTACGCGGCACGGCGGGCGGCGGAGACGTCGCTGATGGCGAAGGGCATCTTCCTCGGCGCGGAGCGGGAATCCCGCGCCGTCGTGCCGGGTGGCCGATGA
- a CDS encoding peptidoglycan-binding protein — MQKRWGGTVLGGYFVRPVRGGTRWSAHAFGAAIDHGLATRHGGPGINTVEKIILPWLVDSSAELGIQVVHHYAKWSQGPHQGANRWKAGKGWYVSSIGSGDWLHIETHPDRWADATPVDQRLAAPALDLPEFAPDRGLWSLWPFWQGKPTVRLGTTGDAVRYLQGVLKHKAGQTQLGPVDGVLGNQTLSAVLNVQRFFTPQAVDGVVGPKTWTAVDYLAGLR; from the coding sequence ATGCAGAAGCGGTGGGGCGGGACCGTGCTCGGCGGGTATTTTGTGCGGCCGGTCCGGGGCGGGACCCGCTGGTCCGCGCACGCTTTCGGTGCAGCGATCGACCACGGGCTCGCCACCCGCCACGGCGGCCCCGGCATCAACACCGTCGAGAAGATCATCCTCCCCTGGCTGGTCGACAGCTCGGCCGAGCTCGGCATCCAGGTCGTGCACCACTACGCCAAGTGGTCGCAGGGCCCACACCAGGGTGCCAACCGGTGGAAGGCCGGCAAGGGCTGGTACGTCTCATCCATCGGGTCGGGCGACTGGTTGCACATCGAGACGCACCCGGACCGGTGGGCGGACGCCACCCCGGTCGACCAGCGTCTCGCCGCCCCGGCCCTAGACCTGCCCGAGTTCGCACCGGACCGGGGACTGTGGTCGCTGTGGCCGTTTTGGCAGGGCAAGCCGACCGTCCGCCTCGGCACGACCGGTGACGCCGTGCGCTACCTCCAGGGCGTGCTCAAGCACAAGGCCGGCCAGACCCAGCTCGGTCCGGTCGACGGGGTGCTCGGCAACCAGACCCTGTCGGCGGTGCTGAACGTCCAACGCTTCTTCACCCCACAAGCAGTCGACGGGGTCGTCGGCCCCAAGACGTGGACAGCGGTCGACTACCTGGCAGGGCTGCGGTGA
- a CDS encoding HK97 gp10 family phage protein — MAGYVKLDEAGLRQMFESPQGPLGKYLTKVAVRIDREAKQSMKGGSGRTYRRGKVTHRASAPGQPPAVDTGRLRSSITHELGAKGPVLVARVGTNVTYAKHLELGTSKMRPRPFLRPALAKVRGMQP, encoded by the coding sequence ATGGCCGGCTACGTGAAGCTCGACGAGGCCGGGCTGCGCCAGATGTTCGAGTCACCGCAGGGCCCGCTCGGCAAGTACCTGACGAAGGTCGCCGTGCGCATCGACCGGGAGGCGAAGCAGTCGATGAAGGGCGGCTCCGGGCGCACCTACCGTCGGGGCAAGGTGACCCACCGGGCGTCCGCCCCCGGCCAGCCCCCCGCCGTCGACACCGGCCGGCTGCGCTCGTCGATCACCCACGAGCTCGGCGCCAAGGGCCCCGTGCTTGTCGCCAGGGTCGGCACCAACGTCACCTACGCCAAACACTTGGAGCTCGGCACGTCCAAGATGCGCCCCCGGCCGTTCCTGCGTCCGGCGCTCGCCAAGGTGCGGGGGATGCAGCCGTGA
- a CDS encoding NAD(P)H-quinone oxidoreductase has protein sequence MRAVVLHDHGGPEVLTVEDVPDPVPGADEVLVDIRATALNRADLLQRMGLYPDPRRGTGPEIPGLEFAGTVAQVGERVTLWRPGDEVMAIEAGGGYAERIATHERQLLAVPAAVPLDDAAAIPEVFLTAWDALVLQGGLTSGRWALVHAGASGVGTAAIQIAKAIGARIAVTCSAGKAAVCEALGADVVLQRSPHDWLADAGSAVPEGFDVVLDVVGGEEIDRNLRAAALRGTVVQVGLMGGGVASVNAGLLLTKRVTWVGTTLRARPIEDKIAVTRRFASEMLPLFESGALRPVIDSRFPLDRIADAHRHMEANANAGKVLIDLR, from the coding sequence ATGCGAGCCGTCGTCCTCCATGACCACGGTGGGCCCGAGGTGCTCACCGTGGAAGACGTGCCCGACCCGGTGCCCGGCGCCGACGAGGTGCTCGTCGACATCCGCGCGACGGCGCTGAACCGGGCCGACCTGTTGCAGCGGATGGGTCTCTATCCCGACCCACGGCGGGGGACAGGTCCCGAGATCCCCGGGCTCGAGTTCGCCGGCACGGTGGCGCAGGTGGGCGAGCGCGTCACGCTCTGGCGCCCCGGTGACGAGGTGATGGCGATCGAGGCCGGCGGGGGTTACGCAGAGCGCATCGCCACCCACGAGCGCCAACTGCTCGCCGTTCCGGCGGCGGTGCCGCTCGACGACGCGGCGGCGATCCCCGAGGTGTTCCTGACGGCATGGGACGCGCTCGTGCTGCAGGGCGGGCTGACGTCGGGGCGCTGGGCACTCGTGCACGCCGGCGCGTCGGGCGTGGGCACGGCCGCGATCCAGATCGCGAAGGCGATCGGTGCGCGCATCGCGGTCACCTGCTCGGCGGGGAAGGCAGCCGTGTGCGAGGCGCTCGGCGCGGACGTGGTGCTTCAGCGCTCCCCCCACGATTGGCTGGCCGACGCCGGCAGCGCTGTGCCGGAGGGGTTCGACGTGGTCCTCGACGTGGTCGGCGGCGAAGAGATCGACCGCAACCTGCGCGCCGCCGCGCTGCGCGGCACGGTCGTGCAGGTGGGCTTGATGGGGGGCGGGGTGGCGTCCGTGAACGCCGGGCTGCTGCTCACGAAGCGCGTCACCTGGGTTGGCACCACGCTGCGCGCCCGCCCGATCGAAGACAAGATCGCCGTCACCCGCCGATTCGCCAGCGAGATGCTGCCCCTCTTCGAGAGCGGCGCCCTGCGCCCGGTGATCGACAGCCGCTTCCCCCTCGACCGCATCGCCGACGCCCACCGCCACATGGAGGCCAACGCCAACGCGGGCAAGGTGTTGATCGACCTCCGGTGA
- a CDS encoding acyl-CoA dehydrogenase family protein yields MDFSWTPEQQALREHARQVAADAVARYGRANDSWINGYSKEFARELAALGWIGMTWPVEFGGGGRPPIERLIVGEELINAGAPIASMWFADRQMGPTLIAYGRPDQQAEYLPRILSGETTWCIGMSEPDAGSDLASLTTSARRDGDSWVINGQKIWTSFGELADCCYLICRTAADGPAHVGISEIVVPMGTAGIEVRPIQDMTTNRHFCEVFFTDVRVPIDNLVGTEGAAFKQTMRQLEHERGGIDRLVSNHALYRFARERADTSDPLVRQEIAGLEAAYRIGRILVVREVLRQAPAGFSAATKCFCTEHEWRVAQFVARVLGPEAMLWNELTQGLVYAPGYTIMGGTSNVLRNILGERVLGLPREPAAR; encoded by the coding sequence GTGGACTTCTCGTGGACCCCCGAGCAACAGGCCCTGCGCGAGCACGCTCGCCAGGTTGCCGCCGATGCCGTCGCTCGCTACGGCCGCGCCAACGACTCGTGGATCAACGGTTACTCCAAGGAGTTCGCGCGCGAACTGGCGGCGCTCGGCTGGATCGGGATGACCTGGCCGGTCGAGTTCGGGGGTGGTGGGCGGCCCCCGATCGAGCGCCTGATCGTCGGCGAAGAGCTGATCAATGCAGGTGCACCGATCGCGTCGATGTGGTTCGCCGACCGACAGATGGGCCCGACGCTCATCGCCTACGGACGGCCCGACCAGCAGGCCGAGTACCTGCCGCGGATCCTCTCCGGCGAGACGACATGGTGCATCGGCATGTCGGAGCCGGACGCGGGGTCCGACCTCGCCTCGCTCACCACCTCGGCCCGCCGCGACGGCGACTCGTGGGTGATCAACGGGCAGAAGATCTGGACCAGCTTCGGTGAGCTCGCCGACTGCTGCTACCTGATCTGTCGCACCGCCGCCGACGGGCCGGCGCACGTCGGGATCAGCGAGATCGTCGTCCCGATGGGCACCGCCGGCATCGAGGTGCGCCCGATCCAGGACATGACCACGAACCGGCACTTCTGCGAGGTGTTCTTCACCGACGTGCGGGTGCCGATCGACAACCTCGTCGGCACCGAGGGCGCCGCGTTCAAGCAGACGATGCGCCAGCTCGAACACGAGCGCGGCGGCATCGACCGGCTGGTCTCCAATCACGCGTTGTACCGCTTCGCCCGCGAGCGCGCCGACACCTCCGATCCGCTCGTGCGCCAGGAGATCGCCGGGCTCGAGGCGGCGTACCGGATCGGGCGCATCCTCGTCGTCCGCGAGGTGCTGCGCCAGGCGCCGGCCGGCTTCTCGGCGGCCACGAAGTGCTTCTGCACCGAGCACGAGTGGCGGGTGGCGCAGTTCGTCGCCCGCGTGCTCGGCCCGGAGGCCATGCTGTGGAACGAGCTCACCCAGGGGCTCGTCTACGCCCCCGGCTACACGATCATGGGTGGCACCTCGAACGTGCTGCGCAACATCCTCGGCGAGCGTGTGCTCGGCCTGCCGCGCGAGCCGGCGGCCCGCTGA
- a CDS encoding S8 family serine peptidase, with the protein MRSKRWLLLGALASASVVVSTSGAQAARTDADGLSASGTLVPESTYSRSSVVVNGQKLIPVVVRLTADSVASYDGGVAGLPATSPAVTGQPLNANSQNVRRYRAFVAGESATVEQRVRAAVPETQVTRRLDLAFAGFAARVPADELKTIEALPGVAGIYHDELLQLNTDVSNDFIGADDLWAAQGGVQNAGGGVIVGVLDSGVWPEHPSFSDPDPNGVAYPAPPVVPGSNGFSAGARSTCDFGNTAYNPNDAAFTCNGKLIGAYNFTDGYQANVGLLPTEFLSGRDDNGHGTHTATTSAGNNGVAASIFGVPRGTVSGVAPRAHVVSYRVCGNEGCFGSDSAAAVGQAILDGVDVINFSISGGANPYGDVVSLAFLSAYDAGVLVSASAGNAGPDLDTTDHREPWTLTVGASTSNRHFLSTVTLTSTDGASLVLKGASVTEGISSPLPVVVPTPANCNSPAAAGTLTGMIAVCPRGVIARVMKGFNVQAGGAAGMLLYNPTQQGLSTDNHFLPAVHLENDAGAQLTSFLAAHPQVSATFTPGAPQAVQGDVMAPFSSRGGPGQTLGVSKPDVTAPGVQILAGATPMPATSEGGRPGELFQAIQGTSMSSPHAAGAAALLKASHPSWTPGQIKSALMMGAAAGVVTVGDGTVHATPFDEGSGSIRPAVAARVGFTISEDAADYVALQDNLWDANYPSLYVPQFAGAILVQRTLHDESGANRNYRVQVSAPSDLKITVPTSVNVPKNGNATIDIAVDGRNIPLGEVRHGSITFVHRQSGQALVFPITVVRAEGDVTAATSCSPTDIRVRQETSCQVTVTNNSFQPADVTITDFLTNNMRIDRPSVVGATVLNSHTLQATATLGAQQAAVVSAAVAPGSTPAGYLPLSLFGTPAIAGVGDETIVNYTVPAFEFAGETWTRIGIVSNGYAVVGGGTGADVDFVNTDFPNVLPPNNVLAPFWTDLNPGAAGALRIDILTDGVNDWLVLEWDGVRNFSNAAQLNSFQIWIGVNGTEDVTYAFGPVTGGDLGYLTVGAENRYGSSGQAVYFDGAGTAPANGTEVLVSSVPGGPGGSHTITFDAIGVTAGTYRNDVLVDTTAVAGDIYATFSGTVRRR; encoded by the coding sequence ATGAGATCGAAGCGGTGGTTGCTGCTCGGAGCGCTGGCAAGCGCGTCGGTGGTGGTGTCGACGTCGGGAGCGCAGGCCGCGCGAACCGATGCCGACGGCCTGTCGGCGTCGGGCACCCTGGTGCCCGAGTCCACCTACTCGCGCTCATCGGTGGTGGTGAACGGACAGAAGCTGATCCCCGTCGTCGTACGGCTGACCGCCGATTCGGTCGCCTCCTACGACGGTGGCGTCGCCGGCTTGCCGGCGACGAGCCCGGCCGTAACCGGCCAGCCGCTGAACGCGAACTCGCAGAACGTGCGGCGCTATCGCGCGTTCGTCGCCGGCGAGAGCGCGACGGTAGAGCAGCGCGTCCGCGCTGCAGTGCCCGAGACCCAGGTGACGCGCCGGCTCGACCTTGCGTTCGCCGGTTTCGCCGCTCGCGTTCCCGCCGACGAGTTGAAGACGATCGAGGCATTGCCCGGCGTTGCCGGCATCTACCACGACGAGTTGCTGCAACTGAACACCGACGTGAGCAACGACTTCATCGGGGCTGACGATCTGTGGGCCGCCCAGGGGGGAGTGCAGAACGCCGGCGGAGGAGTGATCGTGGGCGTCCTCGACTCGGGCGTATGGCCCGAGCACCCCTCGTTCTCGGACCCTGACCCGAACGGTGTCGCCTACCCGGCGCCGCCGGTGGTGCCGGGCAGCAACGGTTTCTCCGCCGGGGCGCGCTCGACGTGCGACTTCGGCAACACCGCCTACAACCCGAACGACGCGGCGTTCACGTGCAACGGCAAGCTGATCGGCGCGTACAACTTCACCGACGGCTACCAGGCCAACGTCGGCCTGCTGCCGACCGAGTTCTTGAGCGGACGTGACGACAACGGTCACGGCACGCACACGGCGACGACGTCGGCCGGCAACAACGGCGTCGCGGCCTCCATCTTCGGGGTGCCGCGCGGAACGGTGTCCGGTGTCGCCCCGCGGGCGCATGTGGTCAGCTATCGCGTGTGCGGCAACGAGGGCTGCTTCGGCAGCGACTCCGCGGCCGCGGTCGGTCAGGCGATCCTCGACGGTGTCGACGTGATCAACTTCTCGATCAGCGGCGGCGCCAACCCTTACGGCGACGTGGTGTCGCTCGCCTTCTTGAGCGCGTACGACGCGGGCGTGCTCGTGTCGGCGTCGGCGGGCAACGCCGGGCCCGATCTCGACACCACCGACCACCGTGAGCCGTGGACGCTCACCGTCGGCGCCAGTACTTCGAACCGCCACTTCCTTTCGACCGTCACGCTCACCTCCACCGACGGCGCGAGCCTGGTGCTGAAGGGAGCGTCGGTCACCGAAGGCATCTCCAGCCCGCTGCCGGTCGTCGTGCCGACGCCCGCCAACTGCAACTCGCCGGCCGCGGCGGGCACGCTCACCGGGATGATCGCGGTGTGCCCGCGCGGCGTCATCGCCAGGGTGATGAAGGGCTTCAACGTGCAGGCCGGCGGTGCCGCCGGAATGCTGCTGTACAACCCGACCCAGCAGGGTCTTTCGACCGACAACCACTTCCTGCCCGCCGTGCACCTCGAGAACGACGCCGGGGCGCAGTTGACGTCGTTCCTGGCTGCGCACCCGCAGGTTTCGGCCACCTTCACCCCGGGCGCACCGCAAGCGGTGCAGGGCGACGTGATGGCGCCGTTCTCCTCGCGCGGCGGCCCGGGCCAGACGCTCGGCGTGTCCAAGCCCGACGTCACGGCGCCCGGCGTGCAGATCCTCGCCGGGGCGACGCCGATGCCGGCCACCTCCGAGGGCGGCCGTCCGGGCGAGTTGTTCCAGGCCATCCAGGGCACCTCGATGTCCTCGCCGCACGCGGCGGGTGCGGCAGCGCTGCTGAAGGCCAGTCATCCGAGTTGGACGCCTGGTCAGATCAAGTCGGCGCTGATGATGGGTGCTGCCGCCGGCGTCGTCACCGTCGGTGACGGCACGGTGCACGCGACGCCGTTCGACGAGGGCTCGGGCAGCATCCGCCCCGCCGTCGCCGCCCGCGTCGGGTTCACGATTTCCGAGGACGCCGCCGACTACGTCGCCCTCCAGGACAACTTGTGGGACGCCAACTATCCCAGCCTGTACGTGCCGCAATTCGCCGGGGCGATCCTGGTGCAGCGCACCTTGCACGACGAGAGCGGTGCCAACCGCAACTACCGCGTGCAGGTTTCGGCGCCGTCCGATCTGAAGATCACGGTGCCGACGAGCGTCAACGTGCCGAAGAACGGCAACGCCACCATCGACATCGCCGTCGACGGGCGCAACATCCCCCTCGGCGAGGTGCGTCACGGCTCGATCACCTTCGTGCACCGCCAGAGCGGCCAGGCGCTGGTGTTCCCGATCACCGTCGTGCGCGCCGAGGGCGACGTCACGGCGGCGACGTCGTGCTCGCCGACGGACATCCGGGTGCGTCAGGAGACGTCGTGCCAGGTGACGGTGACGAACAACTCGTTCCAGCCGGCCGACGTGACGATCACCGACTTCTTGACCAACAACATGCGCATCGACCGCCCGAGCGTGGTCGGGGCGACCGTGCTGAACAGCCACACCCTGCAGGCCACAGCCACCCTCGGCGCCCAGCAGGCGGCGGTCGTCTCCGCGGCAGTGGCACCTGGCTCGACACCGGCTGGGTATCTGCCGTTGTCGCTGTTCGGAACGCCGGCGATCGCCGGCGTCGGCGACGAGACGATCGTCAACTACACCGTGCCGGCGTTCGAGTTCGCGGGTGAGACCTGGACCCGCATCGGGATCGTCTCCAACGGCTACGCCGTGGTGGGCGGCGGCACCGGTGCAGACGTGGACTTCGTCAACACCGACTTCCCCAACGTGCTGCCGCCGAACAACGTGCTCGCCCCGTTCTGGACCGACCTCAACCCCGGCGCGGCCGGTGCGCTGCGGATCGACATCCTGACCGACGGCGTCAACGACTGGCTCGTCCTCGAATGGGATGGCGTGCGGAACTTCTCGAACGCGGCGCAGCTGAACTCGTTCCAGATCTGGATCGGGGTGAACGGCACGGAGGACGTCACCTACGCCTTCGGCCCCGTCACCGGTGGAGACCTCGGTTACCTCACCGTCGGCGCCGAGAACCGCTACGGCAGCTCCGGCCAGGCGGTGTACTTCGACGGCGCCGGCACCGCCCCGGCGAACGGCACCGAGGTGCTGGTGTCGTCGGTGCCGGGCGGCCCCGGCGGCTCGCACACGATCACGTTCGACGCGATCGGTGTCACCGCTGGTACCTACCGCAACGACGTGCTCGTCGACACCACCGCGGTGGCCGGCGACATCTACGCCACCTTCAGCGGGACGGTGCGTCGCCGATAG
- a CDS encoding aldo/keto reductase encodes MHHVRFGRTGLKVSRLCLGTMTFGFQCDEETSFAILDAAAAAGIDFIDTADVYPLGASPELFGRTEEIVGRWLHGRRDEYVLATKCYFPTGPKPWDSGNSRQNIMRAVEASLRRLGTDHIDLYQLHAWDHDTPIDESLRALDDLVHSGKVRYLGCSNLAAYQLARSLGRSEVLGTARFDCVQPRYNLLHREIEREMLPLCAEEGIAVIPYNPLAGGFLSGKHRPGTPTEQTRFTLGWAAGRYQERYWHEQMFSTVDDLRPIADEAGVPLATLAMQWVLANPVITSPIVGASRPDQLAAAVEAVRTPLDAELKQRIDELTHEYRLVEHAR; translated from the coding sequence GTGCACCACGTCCGCTTCGGCCGCACCGGCCTCAAGGTGTCCCGGCTCTGCCTCGGCACGATGACGTTCGGATTCCAGTGCGACGAAGAGACGTCGTTCGCGATCCTCGACGCCGCGGCAGCCGCCGGCATCGACTTCATCGACACCGCCGACGTCTACCCCCTCGGAGCCTCACCCGAGCTGTTCGGCCGTACCGAGGAGATCGTCGGGCGCTGGCTGCACGGCCGGCGCGACGAGTACGTGCTGGCCACGAAGTGCTACTTCCCGACCGGGCCCAAGCCGTGGGACTCGGGCAACAGCCGCCAGAACATCATGCGCGCCGTCGAGGCTTCGCTGCGCCGTCTCGGCACGGACCACATCGACCTCTACCAGCTCCACGCGTGGGACCACGACACACCGATCGACGAGAGCCTGCGGGCGCTCGACGACCTCGTCCACTCGGGCAAGGTGCGCTACCTCGGCTGCTCCAACCTGGCCGCCTACCAGTTGGCGCGCTCGCTCGGACGCAGCGAGGTGCTCGGCACGGCGCGGTTCGACTGCGTTCAGCCGCGCTACAACCTGCTCCACCGCGAGATCGAACGAGAGATGCTGCCGCTCTGCGCCGAAGAAGGCATCGCCGTCATCCCCTACAACCCTCTCGCCGGGGGGTTTCTGAGCGGCAAGCACCGGCCGGGAACGCCGACCGAGCAGACCCGGTTCACGCTTGGCTGGGCGGCAGGCCGCTACCAGGAGCGCTACTGGCACGAGCAGATGTTCTCGACCGTCGATGACCTGCGCCCGATCGCGGACGAGGCCGGCGTACCGCTCGCCACGCTCGCCATGCAGTGGGTGCTCGCCAACCCGGTGATCACCTCGCCGATCGTCGGCGCCAGCCGACCCGACCAGCTCGCGGCCGCGGTCGAAGCCGTGCGCACCCCCCTCGACGCCGAGCTGAAGCAGCGCATCGACGAGCTGACGCACGAATACCGCCTCGTCGAGCACGCCCGCTGA
- a CDS encoding helix-turn-helix domain-containing protein, whose translation MAEAVGVAQRTVARWELGQNPHAKHLVRYIAVLDELKALA comes from the coding sequence GTGGCCGAAGCGGTCGGGGTCGCCCAGCGGACCGTGGCCCGCTGGGAGCTCGGCCAGAACCCACACGCCAAGCACCTCGTGCGCTACATCGCTGTGCTCGACGAGCTGAAGGCCCTCGCATGA